GTATTTCATCATTTTCTTGTTTACTATTGGCTTCTGCCATTTCTAGAGCTGAAGCTATACGGTCTGCATAGGCATTGATTTCACTGGCTTTTTGCTCTTGGCCTTGGTCTGCAATCGCTAATTTATCTTCTAAATGATTAAAACCATCTTCCATTTTGGTTTGTAAAGTTTGCATATTTTTTTCTAGCAACTGTTCCATTTTTCTGAAGTTTTGTTGTGTTTGTTGTTCTAAGGAATCAATACGCTTTTCGATATTATCTTGTGCGGCACCGAATACAATTTGGCGTAAACTATCTAATTCAGACGGTTGTTGTGTTGCTTCTACATTCTTTGTATTTTCCACATCTTTTTTATCGGACATGACGCCATCCTCTGCTGCTAGCTTAATTTATTTAATATCGATTGGTGCTACTGTAAATAATTGTAATTACAAGTAAATACCTTGTGTATACATAATGCACAGGTTTGACGTTAAATAAAACAGCTTTTAGATTAATAGCCCAAAAAAAACACCACTTTTAAGTGGTGTTAAAGTTGACAGTGGCATGTTTACTTATATTTTAGAATGTGGCTTCAAAGCCTATCGATGGAAATATCCCCATTCCCTCTTCACTTGCTACGGTGAAGTTGTCAGGTGTTTCTGTGCCATCAGGTTTGTAGTAATAACCTGAAACATTGCTATTGGCCAAAGCGTTAATAACGGCAAAGGTCAAGGCTGCGGGTTTGCCCATTATCTGATAGCTATATTTTGCTTGCAGATCTAACCTACTGTATGTGGGAAGGGTTTCTGAGTTCAGCTCGCCGTAGATAGCTAGATAGTTATTAGGATAATCTGGATTGGAACGTAAGCCAACAATAGGTGTGTATTTGGCACCACTTCTGGCTGTGAAACGAAAGCCAAATTCCCATCTTTCGGTAAGGTGATAGTTAAATACGCTATTCATTATCCAGGGTGTATCTAAATAATATTCGCTGGTGATATGAGTTAGTTCATCTGTTCTTTCACTTTCAGACCAGCTAATAGATAACCAGCCATTCCAGTTGTCTGATAGGTTTTTTTCTAATAACCATTCCAACCCCTTTGCGGTCCCGGATAGGTCATTGGTGTAACGTTTTTCTTCAGTATCGTATTGTAAATCAATGGCTAATGGGAGTTGAGATAATGCTTTATGGTAAAGCTCAGTCGTTGTATGCCAATTGTTGGCAAGTTGCCATTTTAAACCTGCAGAATAATGCTTGGCCTCAGGTGGTTTAATATCAGGGTTGCCAATGAGCTTGAGTGCAGTATTTATATCAGGAAATCGACTATATGATCCCGCTTTGACAAAAACAGTCATTTTGGGACTAATTTGCCAGTTTAGTTGTGTCCTAGGATGAGTAAAATGTGTTTTAGTATAATCGTCGTATTCTGCTCTTAAGCCTAACTCTAAACTTAAGTCCGGATGCATTTGCCAAATATCAGTGATATATAGCCCGTATAGGTTTGCCGTAATATTATCTGCACCTAGGGTACGTTGCCCCTTTTGTTCGTTACAATTATTAGTATGGTCTGTGCAAAAGTAAGGGATCATGTCAAAGGAGTAATTAAAATCGTTGCTTTGTAAATCGAATCCGAGGCTTATAGTTTGCTGACTAAAGCGTCTTGTTTGCCCCAAAAAACGTAAGTTAAACTGATCATTTTCAGTTTTTTGGTATTGCTCGTCACCGTAACTATCTTTGTTTTCAGACAATACATGATTCACGCCTAAGCTAATAATGTCATATTGGTTGGCAAACCATTCCCATTGTATGCCTTGACTATCAAATTTGCTGTTGACTCTGTAATCGCCAATCACGTCTGGATCAAGTTTGCCTGACTCTGACAAGTCTGAAATATTGATGCCGGCACCATCACTTGCACCATTAATATTGAAGGTAAGTTTATGATTATTGCCAATTAACCATTGGTATTTACCTTGATAGTCATCGCTTACAGGCGCATCAAATATGGTTAAACCAACGTCCTCATCTTCTCCCTCTTTCCCTTCTTTTAGAAACAAATGGATCAAACTACGGCGATATGAAAAATAAAAGGCTTGATTATCGAGAGTCTCGCCCTCAACCAAAAGACCGACTTTGAGTAAACTCGCATCTAGTTTTACTTCTATCGGTTGGGCCTTAGGGTCTCTTAATTGCACATCAAAAATGCCTCCCGTGGCATTACCATATTGACTAGAGAATGCGGCAGCTTGTAAGTTGAAATCACGTAACAAGTTTTTGTTAAAAATGCTGTCGCCGAATAGATGAAATATATAGTCAGTTGGCATGTTGTCTATATAAAAAGCGTTATCATCGGGAGAGGAACCACGAATAGCAGGCTCACCACCTGCATCACCGCCTGCGTAGACTACACCTGGTAAACTAAAAACCGACGCTATGGGATCACCATCAATTCCCGCGACGGCTAATAGTTTTTCAGTTTCTAACGAAGGTAAACTTTGTGCTTGGTTTCTTTGCCCTACAATTTCAAATTTTTCAACTTCGACTTTTTCACCCTCTATTCCCCCAACTTCAGTTATATTTATCTGTCCTGCTAATACAGTATTGATAAGTAAACTACTAGGTATAAATATACCGATCATCAGATAACTGGGCTTGATATACATAATGGCTTCCTTGATGTTAAACCTATTGTTTGCTGTTTGAATTGCTGTACATATTAAGTAGAAGTTTCTACAAGATCTGTTGTATAAGTGTGAGTAAGTGTTATTGCCATCTATGCAATGAGTTTTATTAATTAGGGTTAGCTGTCATGTCGTTAAGGTAGGTGATGCCAATAGGGATGGGGCTGATAATTTGATCAATAACTTACAATTTTTGAACATTTTAGTTGGCGCTTAGATTATTTATTAAACGCCTGCTTTGTTACTATTACAAATATCGAAATTTAGTGATAAAAATATGCAAACGAGATGTTTATTTAAATTGTTGCTCGCCAGCTTTTGCTTCTGCAGTGCAGGGGTATTTGCACAAAGTAATAATCAGCCAACGGCTAACGTCCATTCTGATAACCCTGAAGGAAAATTTAGTTGGAGCTTAACCATAGCGACTGACATAGTTTTGACAGAGTCGATGTTTATTGGTGCAGAGCAAGATCAAGATTTGGATTTTGTTAATATTTCTATTTTGTTGGATCTATATTATAAGGGTTTTTTTATTCAAACGAATAAGCATAGATTTGGTGGGTATGCGAATGGTGCTGAAGTTGGTTATGAATTAGAGGTGAATGATCAATACGAAATCGACTTAATCAATAAAATGTATTTACCCGGATTTTCGTCTTCTTATGTTGGCACAATTGATACCCGAGATATCCCAGAATTAGAGGGAATTAAAGATCGTGAGTTTATCTCGAGTCAAGGGATCCGATATATGCGCTATTTATCAAACTCAGTATATTGGATAGATTTAGCGGCAAATATATTCGGCGATGAACACAGTGGCTGGGTGGTAGATGGCTTTTACAGTTACATTTTGCAGAAACGGAATTGGGATATAAATTTAGGCGTAGGGGCTAGTTTTTATTCAAGCAATATGAATAATTACTATTTTTCTATTAAGCCAGAAGAAGCGACTCAGATCAGAACCGAGTATAAACCAGGGGCAGGCTATCGTTTACAAATAGAGGCCTTTGTTCAGCGGCCAATAAATGAAGATTGGTTATTCAATGGAGGACTGACGATTAGTCATTATTCTAAGAGTATTGCTGATAGTCCTATAGTGGTTCGAGAAAATGAAGTCACTGCTCAAATAGGCTTTAGTTATGTATTTTAAACAACAGTTAAAATGGATTTTATTGTTGTATTTTAGTTGTTCTTCTCCATCTTTCGCTCAAGATAAGTTAATGTCATCAGCTCAGTTGCTGGTACAACCTAATAAGTGTGTTGCCCTTAATCAAGGGCGGGAGTGTTTTGCCGAGTTAACTATTCGTTGGCAACAAAATGAAACCAGTGACTATTGCTTATTTATTCAAGAGTTTAATGCCTATCCTAGATTATTGCGTTGTTGGCATGACGTTAATCAGGCTGTGTGGCAATATGAATTTCAATCAACAAACGATAGCCAATTTTTGTTAATGAAAAAAATGCCGCAAACAGTGTTAGCTTCTGCAAAGGTTCAAGTCAGCTGGTTGTATAAAGCCAGTATCCGAAAACGCAGATGGCGACTTTTTTAGGAGTAAAGCATGAATAGCCAAGGACGACAGCCAATCACTAGTCACTACGCACATATTCTACATGTGGAAGATGACTTGTCGTTGGCTGAATGGGTAACTGAATATTTACAAACCAATGGTTTTAGTGTCGAGCATCTTGGTCGTGGTGATCAAGTGATGCAGGCTGTCGCGAATAATCAGTATGACCTGATGTTATTAGATGTGATGTTACCTGGTATGGATGGAATTGAAGTCTGCCGTAATGTCCGTCAATTTTCACAAGTGCCTATTATTATGATGACGGCTAAAGCTGATGAATTCGATGAAGTGATTGGCCTAGAAGTGGGCGCAAATGATTATGTGATTAAGCCGGTGAGGCCAAGAGCTTTGTTAGCCAGAATTAAGTCAGTGTTACGTAATCATGAATCCACTAGTAGTAAGAACACTGAAGAATTAGTGTTTGGCCAGTTACAAATTAATCAACAGTTCAAACGTGTAGTTCATAATGGTAAAGAAGTAGAACTGACTAGCAGTTTATTTTCATTATTATGGTTGTTAGCCAGCCATGCGGGCAAAGTGATGAGTCGAGAACAGGTATTTCAAACCTTAAAAGGCCGAGAATATGATGGCCTAGATAGACGTTTTGATGTGCTGGTATCGACCCTCAGAAAAAAATTAGGTGATAACCCTCAACAACCGAAAAGAATTAAAACCATTTGGGGAAAAGGATATTTATTTATTGCGGATGCTTGGCATGATTAAGCCTGATAAATTAAGACTATAAAACTTGAAAAAAATATACATTGGGATTGTTTTTACTGTTATTGGTTCACTGGTTTTTTTAGGCTGGGTGTTGGACTTAGTAGTACAAGATAACACTGAGCAAACTTTACCTGCTGATTTAGTGGTTTATCAAAAAATGATGGCAGGCATGGCTAAATCTTTAGATCAATTGAAAGACTTTGAATTAGCAGCCCAAGTGACAAAATTTTCTGAACAATTCCAGGTGAGTGTTGTGTTAGAACAAACGGCTAATTTAGCTCTGCCGCAAACGTTGGATAAGCAACTTACAATTCACAACACACTTGTTTTGCAATCAGGTGAGGCGACGCATTTTTATTATTTACTCACCGCTCATCCCAATATGTTACTCAGTATGGCTATACCTAAAGAGTCTGATGAAGGTTATTTGCAGGATATTGCATTAACGTTAGTCTTGTATTTAGGTATCAGTTTGTCTCTGGTGGCATGGCTAGTGCCTTTAACTAAAAGACTCTCTTTATTAGATAAATTAGCGGCACGATTTGGTCTAGGACAACTTGATGTGCGTATTAAACCTAGTCGTTTTTCTTACATCGATGGAATCGAATCTAGTTTCAATCGTATGGCCACACAGATAGAAACCTTAGTCGCTGATAATAAATTATTAGCAGGTAGTTTATCCCATGATTTACGTACCCCAGTTGCTTGTTTACGTTTTGGGATCGAGGCCGCGCTAGATTGTAATGATATAAAGCAAAAAACAGTCTATTTGCACAGAGTCGAGCAAGAGTTAACGCGGCTAGAAAATATGCTCGAAGCCTTTTTAGAATATGCGAGTATGGAGCGCAATGGTTTATCGTTAAGTCCTGCAGAGCACGATTTAAGCCAATTTGTGACATCAATTGCCAACGAATTAACTCCCTTAGCCAATAATAAGCAGCAGCGGATTACTGTGCATAAACCAGAAAACGCTATTTCCTTGTACTTTGACGGGCACTGGATACACAGAGCTATTCTTAATTTGCTCTCTAACGGTATGGATTATTGTGTTAACGCTATTGAAATCCAATTGCAAGAGACTGAATTTGATTGGGTAATTAAGGTTCATGATGACGGAAAAGGGGTGCCGGTAGATAAACGAGACAGTATCTTTGAGGCCTTTGTCACTGCCAATACAAGTCGTACTCGAGAAAACACAAATTTTGGTTTGGGCTTAGCCATTGTTAAACGTGTGGCTAATTGGCATGCTGGCCAAGTAAAAGTAGAAACTTCGACCTTGTTAGGTGGTGCCTGCTTTTCTTTCAGTTTACCGAAAGTTTCTCCATTGATTTCTAAAGAGATTAGTCCAAAATAGTAGTTTGTTCGTATGCATACTTTTCTTATCCTCGATTCACTAAACACTAAGAGACATTCATGAAATACCAAGGCAATTCTGCGTTTAGCCACAAGCAAATAGATAAAGTTGGCGTGTTAATTACAAATTTAGGTACCCCAGATGCGCCAAAGAGAAAACAACTCAGAGCCTATTTAAAAGAATTTTTATCGGATCCTAGAGTGGTTGAAGTACCCAGATTAATTTGGTGGTTTATTTTGAATCTAGTGATCCTTAATATTCGCCCTAGTCGTTCTGCTAAGGCCTATGCAACTGTATGGACCGAAAGGGGCTCACCTTTGATGTTTCATACTCAAGACCAAGCCGTCGATTTAAGAGAAAAGTTACAACAAATCCACGGTGATAACATAGTGGTTGAATTTGCTATGCGCTATGGCTCTCCTTCGATAGATTCTGTGATAGATAAAATGTTACAGCAAGGGGTACGAAAATTAGTGGTATTGCCTCTGTATCCTCAATATTGCGCTTCTACTACAGCCTCTACTTTTGATGCAGTGGCTGCTAGTTTAGGTAAAAAACGTTGGATGCCTGAATTACAATTTATTACTCATTACCACGACCAAGCTGATTATATTCAAGCAGTTGCCGACAAAATTCGCGCTCATTGGCAACAAAATGGTCAGGCAGAAAAACTAATATTTAGTTATCACGGTATACCTAAGAGATATTTAACCAATGGCGACCCTTACCATTGTGAATGTTATAAAACCTCTCGTTTGATCGCAGAAAATTTGGGTTTAGCAAAAGATCAACATTTTACTAGTTTTCAGTCGCGTTTTGGTCGAGAAGAATGGCTGAAGCCCTATACCGATTTTTCGTTAAAACAATTTGCCGCTGAGGGAGTGAAGTCTGTGCAGGTGGTTTGCCCTGGGTTCTCAGCTGATTGTCTAGAAACTATTGAAGAAGTTGCAGTAGAAAACCGTGATTATTTTTTAAATGCTGGTGGTGAAAGTTACCAGTACATTGAAGCATTAAATGCTGAACCTGCGCATATAGATGCTATGGCACAAATTCTTCAGCCCTATTTAGCTAATATGATTAATTCACCACAAAACTTGGCACAGCGAGAAAAATTGGCTAAATCTTTAGGTGCAGAAAAGTAGTTTAATTTTTTGATAATGTCGTTCCCATAAATGTCAGCATTAATCATACTGGCGAAAGTTATGTCTACACATTATTCCAACCATCGTAAGCCTTCTTGCCGTTATGTTGGCGGTACTCGGTTATACTGTTGGAATTTATATGGCTTGGTTATGTGGGCAGATATTACAAGCCATTAATTGATTTAAATTTAGCTAAGGCCATCTATGACAAATAAAATTCAAGCTCCGGAAGCATTATTAAAAGCACAAAAATTAGCTGATTTAACTGACACTAAGATACGCATTCCTTTTTTAGGACTCAGTTTTGGCTTAGATTTTTTAATCGGTTTAATTCCATTTGTGGGAGACATTATTATGGCCGTTGTTTCTTTGCAAATAGTAAAATTAGCCAAAGATATGGCTGTACCCGCAGAGCTAAGAACCTTAATGTATCGACATATTGTATTAGATTTTTTATTTGGTTTAATCCCAATGGTTGGGGATTTTGTAGATTTGTTTTATAAAGCCAATCAAAAAAATGTGCGTATTATGGAAACATGGTGGGTGAGTGAAAACCATCAAAAAATAAAAGCCAGTAGCCAAGCAATGGTTAATGAATGGAATAATGTTAAACAATAAAGAATTTAATCTTCATTTGTTGAGGGTGTTAGGGGGATAATTGAAACCATAATTTTTTATTATTAATAGGTGTCTCAATTGGCAATAAAGGGTTTGTTAATAAATGTATCTTACGATTTTTCCAATCTATGATATTAAAGGTTTGTTGATGTGTTGGGTAGTTAGTGAATAGTTGCTCAAAGCTGCCCTGTGTAATCGCTTGCAATAAACTATATTCAATACGCTCGGCTAGTTTTGTATTATTTTTGCCAACAAAAAAATATATGGCTGTGGGGTATACCAATAGATTTTTTTTATCTATCACTAGTTTACTCGATTTTATTTGTTCCTTTTCAGCCCACACCTCAATGACTGAACGAGGAAAGTAATCGTAAAACCCCTTGCTTAAGCTTTTGAATATTGTACTGTACCACTCACTACTAGCGACATTAAAACCATTAGCTTGTAAAATCTCATAATCCGGCCAACCAAAACCTTGAACTGCGACTAATTTTTTCAGAGAGTCTGTATTTTTTATCTCAGCAAACTTATTTATTTGATTTTCTCTTATTACCAGAACTCGGTAGCCTAACAGACCCTTTAATAGAGGAATACGAATTGGTAAAGCGCTTTCTTCTCTTTGCTTAGATGTCATGACCCACATTATATCTAGGGAGCCATCATTGATACTTTGGATTTGACGTTGTTCAGACATAGGTATATTTAAATTTTCTAAAATAAAAGGACCATATTTTTCAGAAGAGGATTCGAGTGACAAATGCAGTAATTCGACATAATAAGATTGTTGATTATGAGCGTCATTGTGATTTGAGTAGCGGACTTTATTGAAAGCGAAAATTGACTCAGAAAAGAGTAGAACGCAAATAATTAGGATATTGCTAATTGTCCGCATTGCCATCTCATATTCTAAGTGCTTATCGCATTAGACTTAAATTAAACAATTGGTACTATATACATAAATATAGATGAATGTCAGGAAATAGTGTGTCTAAGTTACGTTTCAATTTTGCAATTAGTAGTTATGGAATATATGAAAATTGGGACGAAAAAAGTAAGCAGTTACCTAACATTCAAACCTTTACCACTAACATCCCCGCCCAATTAGATATTGAATTTGGTTTCATTCTGCACGCCTTAAAAGCGAAAGGTAAGCGTCTTGATTGGACTATCTTTCATCCTGATTTACCTGATAAAAATGGCGTGGTCATGCCTCCTTTTGAGGGGGAAGTTTATGTGCGTAATAATGACTGGGAATTTTATTTAGGGGATACAATATGGGAGCCTATCCACAATAAAGTAGGGGATTGGCGTATGATAATTGAATGTGATGATAAAATTATCGCTGAAAAAACCTTTAGTGTATTAGTTGAGCATGGTGATGGTGAAATTCAATTTTGGAAAAAAAGAGGTTATTAGCCTTTATATTAATAACAGAAAATATCTATCTAAGCCGAAAGCGAATAGATACACTAGGGTTTTGCTTTAACCATATTCTTAAATGACTCAACCATTTCACTATTCAACCAGTTATATACTGGATAAAAGCCATTTCGGCGAAACTTTTGATGAAACCTTCGTTAAAGTTGAGCCTAAAAAAGCCTACTCTAAATCAATGATTTTAGCCCTGCTGGGAACGATATTGCTTTTCGCTACAAAGCTTGATCCCTATATCTCTTGGTTTGTAATCGTTTGGTCTGGGATAGAGGCCTTAAGTGTGCGTTTTCACCGCTCTTGGTGGTTAGCCAGACAAATGATAAGTAAAGCAGCTAATAATGATTTAACCCTCACCCTAGATGAAAAGGGAGTGAGCACTCAGTCTAACTCGGTTAAGAGCTTTATTGCCTGGGACG
The sequence above is a segment of the Paraglaciecola sp. L3A3 genome. Coding sequences within it:
- a CDS encoding TonB-dependent siderophore receptor, yielding MYIKPSYLMIGIFIPSSLLINTVLAGQINITEVGGIEGEKVEVEKFEIVGQRNQAQSLPSLETEKLLAVAGIDGDPIASVFSLPGVVYAGGDAGGEPAIRGSSPDDNAFYIDNMPTDYIFHLFGDSIFNKNLLRDFNLQAAAFSSQYGNATGGIFDVQLRDPKAQPIEVKLDASLLKVGLLVEGETLDNQAFYFSYRRSLIHLFLKEGKEGEDEDVGLTIFDAPVSDDYQGKYQWLIGNNHKLTFNINGASDGAGINISDLSESGKLDPDVIGDYRVNSKFDSQGIQWEWFANQYDIISLGVNHVLSENKDSYGDEQYQKTENDQFNLRFLGQTRRFSQQTISLGFDLQSNDFNYSFDMIPYFCTDHTNNCNEQKGQRTLGADNITANLYGLYITDIWQMHPDLSLELGLRAEYDDYTKTHFTHPRTQLNWQISPKMTVFVKAGSYSRFPDINTALKLIGNPDIKPPEAKHYSAGLKWQLANNWHTTTELYHKALSQLPLAIDLQYDTEEKRYTNDLSGTAKGLEWLLEKNLSDNWNGWLSISWSESERTDELTHITSEYYLDTPWIMNSVFNYHLTERWEFGFRFTARSGAKYTPIVGLRSNPDYPNNYLAIYGELNSETLPTYSRLDLQAKYSYQIMGKPAALTFAVINALANSNVSGYYYKPDGTETPDNFTVASEEGMGIFPSIGFEATF
- a CDS encoding MipA/OmpV family protein; this translates as MQTRCLFKLLLASFCFCSAGVFAQSNNQPTANVHSDNPEGKFSWSLTIATDIVLTESMFIGAEQDQDLDFVNISILLDLYYKGFFIQTNKHRFGGYANGAEVGYELEVNDQYEIDLINKMYLPGFSSSYVGTIDTRDIPELEGIKDREFISSQGIRYMRYLSNSVYWIDLAANIFGDEHSGWVVDGFYSYILQKRNWDINLGVGASFYSSNMNNYYFSIKPEEATQIRTEYKPGAGYRLQIEAFVQRPINEDWLFNGGLTISHYSKSIADSPIVVRENEVTAQIGFSYVF
- a CDS encoding DUF3019 domain-containing protein codes for the protein MYFKQQLKWILLLYFSCSSPSFAQDKLMSSAQLLVQPNKCVALNQGRECFAELTIRWQQNETSDYCLFIQEFNAYPRLLRCWHDVNQAVWQYEFQSTNDSQFLLMKKMPQTVLASAKVQVSWLYKASIRKRRWRLF
- a CDS encoding response regulator transcription factor, with product MNSQGRQPITSHYAHILHVEDDLSLAEWVTEYLQTNGFSVEHLGRGDQVMQAVANNQYDLMLLDVMLPGMDGIEVCRNVRQFSQVPIIMMTAKADEFDEVIGLEVGANDYVIKPVRPRALLARIKSVLRNHESTSSKNTEELVFGQLQINQQFKRVVHNGKEVELTSSLFSLLWLLASHAGKVMSREQVFQTLKGREYDGLDRRFDVLVSTLRKKLGDNPQQPKRIKTIWGKGYLFIADAWHD
- a CDS encoding ATP-binding protein, whose protein sequence is MKKIYIGIVFTVIGSLVFLGWVLDLVVQDNTEQTLPADLVVYQKMMAGMAKSLDQLKDFELAAQVTKFSEQFQVSVVLEQTANLALPQTLDKQLTIHNTLVLQSGEATHFYYLLTAHPNMLLSMAIPKESDEGYLQDIALTLVLYLGISLSLVAWLVPLTKRLSLLDKLAARFGLGQLDVRIKPSRFSYIDGIESSFNRMATQIETLVADNKLLAGSLSHDLRTPVACLRFGIEAALDCNDIKQKTVYLHRVEQELTRLENMLEAFLEYASMERNGLSLSPAEHDLSQFVTSIANELTPLANNKQQRITVHKPENAISLYFDGHWIHRAILNLLSNGMDYCVNAIEIQLQETEFDWVIKVHDDGKGVPVDKRDSIFEAFVTANTSRTRENTNFGLGLAIVKRVANWHAGQVKVETSTLLGGACFSFSLPKVSPLISKEISPK
- the hemH gene encoding ferrochelatase, encoding MKYQGNSAFSHKQIDKVGVLITNLGTPDAPKRKQLRAYLKEFLSDPRVVEVPRLIWWFILNLVILNIRPSRSAKAYATVWTERGSPLMFHTQDQAVDLREKLQQIHGDNIVVEFAMRYGSPSIDSVIDKMLQQGVRKLVVLPLYPQYCASTTASTFDAVAASLGKKRWMPELQFITHYHDQADYIQAVADKIRAHWQQNGQAEKLIFSYHGIPKRYLTNGDPYHCECYKTSRLIAENLGLAKDQHFTSFQSRFGREEWLKPYTDFSLKQFAAEGVKSVQVVCPGFSADCLETIEEVAVENRDYFLNAGGESYQYIEALNAEPAHIDAMAQILQPYLANMINSPQNLAQREKLAKSLGAEK
- a CDS encoding DUF4112 domain-containing protein; translation: MTNKIQAPEALLKAQKLADLTDTKIRIPFLGLSFGLDFLIGLIPFVGDIIMAVVSLQIVKLAKDMAVPAELRTLMYRHIVLDFLFGLIPMVGDFVDLFYKANQKNVRIMETWWVSENHQKIKASSQAMVNEWNNVKQ
- a CDS encoding DUF3859 domain-containing protein, which translates into the protein MSKLRFNFAISSYGIYENWDEKSKQLPNIQTFTTNIPAQLDIEFGFILHALKAKGKRLDWTIFHPDLPDKNGVVMPPFEGEVYVRNNDWEFYLGDTIWEPIHNKVGDWRMIIECDDKIIAEKTFSVLVEHGDGEIQFWKKRGY
- a CDS encoding YcxB family protein, which gives rise to MTQPFHYSTSYILDKSHFGETFDETFVKVEPKKAYSKSMILALLGTILLFATKLDPYISWFVIVWSGIEALSVRFHRSWWLARQMISKAANNDLTLTLDEKGVSTQSNSVKSFIAWDDIVKIEQTKQGWLLFYGKGKSYLSNRCLSPEAQEFVAMKV